One Setaria viridis chromosome 3, Setaria_viridis_v4.0, whole genome shotgun sequence DNA window includes the following coding sequences:
- the LOC117850518 gene encoding F-box/LRR-repeat protein At4g14096, producing the protein MIASCQNPQRRLDARRLFDGMPRGKKAKSTAPTAPAPAPAGIDALPDGVLEHILGFLPSPEAVRTCVLARRWRHLWRNATGLRVSCLAGGSEGDSGEGPPSPKRIRDFLERILLLRGQAPLETFELRFCTFDGDGDDTSCLSRWVQHAVECKVRTLRLENIWVDGFELEDRPLVSQLLTRLQLEGLDLKNTFCDFSGCPSLEHLVIESCEFWDAYKVSSESLKHLCMTSCIFSKVSSTVIHAPSLVSLRLDGHLYRAPVLEIMPSLQGAFVRAIHENLDSGYCDDYSGDCDGEDCYSCYGAVDCNYKCMLLEGLSEAENLALISESKVVCIHFWLQQYTFIFSHYFCCSISIQLFASVHSLRFSTIGVL; encoded by the coding sequence ATGATCGCCTCTTGCCAAAATCCGCAGCGTCGGCtcgacgcccgccgcctgttCGACGGGATGCCTCGTGGGAAAAAGGCCAAGAGCACGGCGCCcacggcgccggcaccggcgccggctgGTATAGACGCTCTGCCGGACGGCGTCCTCGAGCACATCCTAGGCTTCCTGCCGTCGCCAGAGGCCGTTCGTACGTGCGTGCTGGCCCGGCGCTGGCGTCACCTCTGGCGTAACGCCACGGGCCTGCGCGTCTCgtgcctcgccggcggcagcgagggGGACTCCGGAGAAGGGCCGCCGTCCCCGAAGCGGATCCGGGACTTCTTGGAACGTATCCTGCTCCTCAGAGGGCAGGCTCCCCTCGAGACGTTCGAGCTCAGGTTCTGTAccttcgacggcgacggcgacgacacGAGCTGCCTCAGCCGCTGGGTCCAGCACGCCGTGGAGTGCAAGGTTCGGACGCTCAGGCTCGAAAACATCTGGGTCGACGGCTTTGAGCTGGAGGACCGCCCCCTTGTGTCCCAGCTCCTGACGAGGCTGCAGCTCGAGGGCCTGGACTTGAAGAATACTTTCTGCGACTTCTCGGGGTGCCCATCGTTGGAGCATCTAGTGATTGAGTCCTGCGAGTTTTGGGATGCCTATAAGGTCTCATCAGAGTCCCTGAAACACTTATGCATGACAAGCTGCATTTTCAGCAAAGTCTCCAGCACTGTTATTCATGCCCCGAGTCTTGTTTCACTGAGGCTGGATGGCCATTTGTACAGGGCTCCTGTTCTTGAGATCATGCCGTCGTTACAAGGGGCATTTGTTAGAGCCATCCACGAGAATTTGGACTCTGGGTATTGTGATGATTACTCTGGGGATTGTGATGGTGAGGATTGCTACTCTTGTTATGGTGCTGTGGATTGCAACTACAAGTGTATGCTTCTGGAAGGTTTATCAGAAGCTGAGAATTTGGCATTGATATCTGAATCCAAAGTGGTATGCATACACTTTTGGCTTCAACAGTACACCTTTATATTTTCGCATTATTTCTGTTGCAGTATCTCTATCCAGTTATTTGCTTCCGTGCACTCATTGAGGTTCTCTACAATTGGAGTTCTTTAA
- the LOC117847090 gene encoding small ribosomal subunit protein eS7, producing MFTARRKIQKDKGVEPTEFEDTVAQAFFDLENGNQELKSDLKDLYINGAVQMDVPGNRKAVIIHVPYMLQKSYKKIHVRLIRELEKKFSGKDVVLIATRRIVRPPKKGSAVVRPRSRTLTTVHDGILEDVVYPAEIVGKRVRYHLDGAKVMKVFLDPKERTNTEYKLDTFSTVYRRLCGKEVVFDYPVAESA from the exons ATGTTTACGGCAAGGAGGAAGATCCAGAAGGACAAGGGTGTAGAGCCAACTGAGTTTGAGGACACAGTTGCCCAG GCATTCTTTGACCTCGAGAATGGGAATCAGGAGCTTAAGAGTGACTTGAAGGACCTTTACATCAATGGAGCAGT GCAGATGGACGTGCCTGGCAACAGGAAGGCTGTTATCATCCATGTCCCATACATGCTTCAAAAGTCTTACAAGAAGATTCATGTGAGGCTTATTCGGGAGCTTGAGAAGAAGTTCAGTGGGAAG GATGTTGTTCTCATTGCGACTAGAAGAATTGTGAGGCCCCCAAAGAAGGGCTCAGCTGTTGTCCGTCCCCGTAGCCGCACTCTTACCACTGTTCATGATGGCATTTTGGAAGATGTTGTGTACCCAGCTGAGATTGTTGGAAAGCGTGTTAGATACCACTTGGATGGTGCAAAAGTCATGAAG GTCTTCCTGGATCCAAAGGAGCGAACCAACACTGAGTACAAGCTCGACACTTTCAGCACAGTCTACCGGAGGCTTTGTGGGAAGGAGGTTGTGTTTGACTACCCCGTGGCTGAGAGCGCTTGA